CACCTCTGCCTTCAAATAAAAGTGTAATTATGAAAGTTATGAATATCCCTTTAAAAAATCAAATTAGCATTGAAAAAGCATTCTGTTTTATATGGTTGTTTGGAATTCTATTACTTATGTGTATAGTAGCTTTTGGACATAGAAAACTCCGGAAAATTGTTAGGGCTTCTATAAAAAATATAAGCAGCACGCATAAAGAAATTTTTTATAAATGCATGAAAACTATGAATATAAAAACTGAGGTAGAACTATCCTATTCTTCAAAAGTAAGTAGTCCTTCTTTATGCGGGTTCATTAAACCAATGATATTAATTCCGGTCAGAGTAGCTGACAATGTTTGTGATGAAGAATTTAAGTATATTATAATACACGAGTTAACCCATCTTAAAAACAAGGACATACTTATAAATTGGGTTATAACTTTATTATCCATGACTTACTGGTTTAATCCAATCTTGCTCTATGGGTTTCATAAAATAAGACAAGACTGTGAATTTTCCTGTGATGGTAAGGCAATCTCTTATTTAGATAAAGGGAAAAACCTTCAATATGGAAATGCAATAATAAGAGTACTAGAGCTCGGCGGCAACAGCAATAGACTTATGGGCACTACTTCGATGGTTATGAATAGTTCAGAAATAAAAAGGAGGATTATTATGATATCAAAGTATAAGAAGGTAAATATTAAAAATGTATTACTAGGTGCTGTCATTGTAGTTATTATAGGAAGCCTCGGAATTGCACTAAACACTTCAAAATCGCAAGCAGAAAAACCAGCTAAGGTTGCCGAAGAATTTGTTAGAACCATCTACACAGTGGATGCAAAAAAAGTTGCTGTATTTAATACACCTCTTACACCAAGTAATATAATTGGTGAAGGTGTTACCAAAGGAATAACAGGTCCTAGTGAAGAGCAAAATAAAATTATGCGGTCCCTTGACAAAAACATACAAC
This DNA window, taken from Clostridium estertheticum, encodes the following:
- a CDS encoding M56 family metallopeptidase; this translates as MNFLNIFEVIILSSLIGSVIVLIILITKGLFKNKLNPTFHYYIWLILLIKLIIPIGPQTPLNISNIYENLQVQSTANENTQINSPKQLETSDLGDSISTSSPLPSNKSVIMKVMNIPLKNQISIEKAFCFIWLFGILLLMCIVAFGHRKLRKIVRASIKNISSTHKEIFYKCMKTMNIKTEVELSYSSKVSSPSLCGFIKPMILIPVRVADNVCDEEFKYIIIHELTHLKNKDILINWVITLLSMTYWFNPILLYGFHKIRQDCEFSCDGKAISYLDKGKNLQYGNAIIRVLELGGNSNRLMGTTSMVMNSSEIKRRIIMISKYKKVNIKNVLLGAVIVVIIGSLGIALNTSKSQAEKPAKVAEEFVRTIYTVDAKKVAVFNTPLTPSNIIGEGVTKGITGPSEEQNKIMRSLDKNIQPLMTKEGYENTVRTQFNTLSTRICAMGNYTAQIIDFTLGENVYSKDDDKVRYRYEVKLKFISTDGKSDQSDSATGAVDLLKENGQWKVCLYDINQFPKLSK